A window of the Cynocephalus volans isolate mCynVol1 chromosome 10, mCynVol1.pri, whole genome shotgun sequence genome harbors these coding sequences:
- the LOC134389587 gene encoding tubulin gamma-1 chain-like, with the protein MPREIITLQLGQCGNQIGFEFWKQLCAEHGISPEGIVEEFATEGTDRKDVFYYQADDEHYIPRAVLLDLEPRVIHSILNSPYAKLYNPENIYLSEHGGGAGNNWASGFSQGEKIHEDIFDIIDREADGSDSLEGFVLCHSIAGGTGSGLGSYLLERLNDRYPKKLVQTYSVFPNQDEMSDVVVQPYNSLLTLKRLTQNADCVVVLDNTALNRIATDRLHIQNPSFSQINQLVSTIMSASTTTLRYPGYMNNDLIGLIASLIPTPRLHFLMTGYTPLTTDQSVASVRKTTVLDVMRRLLQPKNVMVSAGRDRQTNHCYIAILNIIQGEVDPTQVHKSLQRIRERKLANFIPWGPASIQVALSRKSPYLPSAHRVSGLMMANHTSISSLFERTCRQYDKLRKREAFLEQFRKEDMFKDNFNEMDTSREIVQQLIDEYHAATRPDYISWGTQEQWVPQDKDPHLPYWLGQAPSD; encoded by the exons ATGCCCCGGGAGATCATCACGCTGCAGCTGGGCCAGTGCGGCAACCAGA ttGGGTTCGAGTTCTGGAAACAACTGTGCGCCGAACATGGTATCAGCCCCGAGGGCATCGTGGAGGAATTCGCCACCGAGGGCACTGACCGCAAGGACGTCTTTTACTACCAG GCGGACGATGAGCACTACATCCCCCGGGCCGTGTTGCTGGACCTGGAGCCCCGGGTGATCCACTCCATCCTCAACTCCCCCTATGCCAAGCTGTACAACCCAGAGAACATCTACCTGTCCGAgcatggaggaggagctggcaacAACTGGGCCAGTGGATTCTCCCAG GGAGAGAAGATCCACGAAGACATTTTTGACATCATAGATCGGGAGGCAGATGGTAGTGACAGTCTAGAG GGCTTTGTGCTGTGTCACTCCATCGCTGGGGGGACAggctctggcctgggctcctATCTCTTAGAACGGCTGAATGACAG GTACCCCAAGAAGCTGGTGCAGACGTACTCAGTGTTTCCCAACCAGGATGAGATGAGCGACGTGGTGGTACAACCTTACAACTCACTCCTCACGCTCAAGAGGCTGACCCAGAACGCAGACTGTGTG GTGGTGCTGGACAACACAGCCCTGAACCGGATCGCCACAGACCGCCTGCACATCCAGAACCCGTCCTTCTCCCAGATCAACCAGCTG GTGTCCACCATCATGTCGGCCAGCACGACCACCCTGCGCTACCCTGGATACATGAACAACGACCTCATCGGCCTCATTGCCTCGCTCATTCCCACACCCCGGCTCCACTTCCTCATGACCGGCTACACCCCCCTCACCACGGACCAGTCA GTGGCTAGCGTAAGGAAGACCACGGTCCTAGATGTCATGAGGCGGCTGCTACAGCCCAAGAACGTGATGGTGTCCGCAGGCCGGGACCGCCAGACCAACCACTGCTACATTGCCATCCTCAACATCATCCAGGGAGAGGTGGACCCCACCCAG GTCCACAAGAGCCTGCAGAGGATCCGGGAACGGAAGTTGGCCAATTTCATCCCCTGGGGCCCAGCCAGCATCCAGGTGGCCCTGTCCAGGAAGTCTCCCTACCTGCCCTCAGCCCACCGTGTTAGCGGTCTGATGATGGCCAACCACACCAGCATCTCCTCG CTCTTTGAAAGGACCTGTCGTCAGTACGACAAGCTGAGGAAGCGGGAGGCATTCCTGGAGCAGTTCCGCAAGGAGGACATGTTCAAGGACAACTTTAATGAGATGGACACGTCCAGGGAGATTGTGCAGCAACTCATTGATGAGTACCATGCAGCCACACGGCCAGACTACATCTCCTGGGGCACCCAGGAGCAGTGGGTCCCCCAGGACAAGGACCCTCATCTGCCTTATTGGTTGGGCCAGGCCCCATCTGACTGA
- the LOC134387037 gene encoding reticulophagy regulator 3-like — MAEAERVAAAPGPALGSTFRGRRAMSGSWERAQQVEAAQRALVEVLGPYEPLLSRVQAALVWERPARSAVWCLGLNAAFWR, encoded by the exons ATGGCGGAGGCTGAGAGGGTGGCCGCGGCCCCAGGCCCTGCTTTAGGGTCGACTTTCAGGGGCCGCCGAGCCATGTCAGGCTCCTGGGAGCGGGCCCAGCAGGTTGAAGCGGCGCAGCGGGCCCTGGTGGAGGTGCTGGGGCCTTACGAGCCTCTGCTGAGTCGGGTGCAGGCAGCCCTGGTGTGGGAGCGGCCAGCCAGGAGCGCCGTGTGGTGCCTGGGGCTGAACGCGGCTTTCTG GAGATAA